AAATCCAAATGTATTCTACCACGAGGGGTGGGAGTTCTCAAATATTCATCTAAATGGGGATTAGATCTCTTTCCTTTCTTTCTAATGTATGAAAACCACAATATTAGataaatataatattttcttatcaAATAAATCAATAACATGGGACTAAGTCAAACACAAGCTGTAAATAGACTAAAGTTCGGCAAGCTTACATGAGTTGTGACAATTCGGTTATCTATCATGAGTTgcgaagtaaccgaactacatatttGGTGTTAACAGACCATAGTTCGGTTACCTATTAGAAATTGTAAGCCAACCGAACTATGCTataccaaagttcggttacctatatAATTTATCGACTACACCGAACTCAAATTTCCCATACTAAagaagaagttcggttaggaatttctagggttttgtttTGCGATCTAACCAAACTACATAGTTCGGTTACCTAAAAAATTTATAATTTGCCGAAGTATTCTTGATTTGGGAAATTGTGAGCTAACCATGCTataccaaagttcggttacctatatAATTTATCGACTACACCGAACTCAGAATTcccatacaaaagaaaaagttcggTCAGGAATATCTAGAGTTTTGttttgcgaggtaaccgaactacctAGTTCGGTTACCTAAGATATTTCTAATTTGCCGAAGTGTTCTTTATTTggggagttcggttaagaaaatatagggttttcaaaaattctcCTAGCCGAACTATCTACTGTAACTACCAGTTTCAATGAATTTAAGAATTTCTAATCGATTTGTTCaacaaaaaacgaattaaaaggaatgggtatgaaggaaattacccgcGGATTTGCATTTCAATCGAATCAACCTTCCCGGTTCCTGTTTGATCTCTAACCTTTGGTTGAAGTTGTTTATCAATTTGATATTGATTTGGGAGATTAGATATACTTGCGAGTCCCGGACTCAATCCTGGAATCCTTGGAGGCTGCTTGGAACGCatttttattgatttgattaatcgacgatgaaaatttttcgaatcgacgattactATCGATTACTGACGAAGAAGATGAGAGGAGTTCggttatggaagaagaagaagaaagaagaaaaagaagaagaagaatagaagacATTTTTATTAACCGATTAATTTCAATTTTATTAGGATATTTATTTAGAGTTAATGTTTAGATTGGTGAGTTATTAGGATTAGTTATGGGTTATCAGGATAAATTAATAGGGGAGGACAGATTAGTCTCCTCTAATtattaggacaccccttaagaaTTTAGGATGGACATTCCTATCAAATAGTAGTCCCCGCCGTTttggagtagtccccaaaaaaaaatggttcaaaaaaatagtgTTGCCTGTTGGGTGTGGGACTTGGGGCCTGGGCGGCTATAATAAGCAGTACACCTCAACTTGAAGTGCACTCCAAAGCCCAAAAGCACCTCCCATTCTAACAGgtggttagtcctcgagtgatttcggaggagttgagtgtattttagatctcagggattttgagagagtttgagagagtgtagggagtttgagagagttttgtgtttttgagttcagggagtttgggggagtttgagagagttcactcctaactcattcttttttaagaaacaataaacccttatttgcaaataacattgatctttaatcaaaagaaaaaaataaatgaaaatgatcatatctctgtatcaatagtatgttattttgtgcaacgagataatttttttcccttcaatttaacggtctccatacaattctaactccctttgttcacgaacattttcccatatatcatccgctatactctttctccatgcattagcttcttgacgttgttgttcttgagtttgttgtgtcaaaatttcgtcgtcatttacaagcgttgatggatggctatcttcctcttcctcgaccggaaactcatctgaacggcattcttttcgtaagaagttgtgtaggcctgcacaagctgtcattatctccgcttgcacctgatacggaaatggaggttgagacttaaagatcaagaaacgagacttcacaacaccgaacaatctttcaactacattcctcaaagaagcatgacacatgttaaataattcttcagcctttttcgcatgattacccgtaccagaaaattctttcaaatgataacgttggccacgaaatggtgttaaaaaatatcgtcggtttgcaaacccaccatcctccaagtaatatttacctgaataaaacacaaaaagaaaacttcgtcaagtaaaacccgaatataacttaaccaaaaaactcaaaacttcacattagataaaagtaaaattaccttgcggtattttcagtctatttctttttgtcattgcgtcgttaagtattttagaatcatgagcagacccttcccatccactgagcacgtatatgaactccaagtcgaagttgcaaaccgctaacacattttgagatgtaattccatgtcgattccgataaacggctgcatttcttttctctaccattgctgggatatgtgtaccgtccatagctccaatgcaatccttaaagtaaggataaaatcgtgtactctcacgaatttttaatggagttgcacttgttggcttagccatcatcctcggagctataaaatttaaagctcgcaacatcctgttgaagtttttactaactgtccaccgagagcgaccaaatgtgtcacatattgtgcaatatcgtgaactttggccaacaacgagtaaaaatgtaccaagcatttcttcaatagaaacacatcttgtatcacataatgatgtagtttctctaatgatacaacatagttttagaaaaatatcagggtacatcctataacttcttcgaaagtcttctggatcttgacgcaaaactctccttatatagttatatCCAAACAAAGTAACTGGGCGTCTCGTTGGTCTTTAAATACGCTGACTTTGTATGTATTGCAATTGcttgattatatccatcaaccatgaatgcaccgctgaaagtatatccaaaaatatggatagttcaaattcattattgctgcttacctcttcatcatcactgctttcttcttctgtatcaaaggctttatcttcactatcagtagataaatccaaatcagacatgttcacctaaaaagatgataaaagtactttttttttattagaatcatcattatttcaaaagcataaaagtatatgtatatagaaaataagcatatagaatataaagttcataaattcaatcataataaccataaagatgtcaacccataaaaattagtagaaatcaatccataacaataagttctcaactaggagaaaagaaaaattaaatactaatagttatgaagaaaaacgatcaaatgttgtaactctaaaagcccattaaaccaaatagaaacttgcaaagatgacaggtttatgcttttaactttaaaccaatccacaactttctttgtgttcatatcttgagtttcatctttatcttgttcATCACTTTCCTCTAAGCCATATCCCACGTATGATACGCTAAAAGTATTATCATATTGCTCTCGTTGAGTAAAATCAACATCGAAGTaatcttgttcatcttccttatcacaggttctagcacttgtaccctcatgggtaagatcaactgtaactttttcagaagcacatttattcccaaaaacaataagcaagtcaccatagtctttaccattatcttcccttaagttagtttggtttggatggctctgttaacatacaaaaaataaataaaggataaagcatgaattagaactctgcacaaaatagaagaaaaaaaatatcaaatttagttttcagtaagtaacacacacatactagtaattgttccacatctcgtcggatccagtaatcatcttgttagcatcatcccaaccgaatccagaagtacaagatttaaacaaatcctggtattgaccaaatctagtcttcagccatctatgtttccctttatagttctcaaaatatttgtcacaaccacatgcttggttaagttttggaagtatctcctcttccactattctcttagtaaaacatccactagtgtctttcttcttcttaaGTGTAGCTTCTACCAAAAATTCTaataatttctcagtctctcgagttgtccattgtttgtaattcgtagtcacttccatttccggttccgtattcttattcttcctaacattctttttattcttgttgttttcagcagg
Above is a genomic segment from Papaver somniferum cultivar HN1 chromosome 10, ASM357369v1, whole genome shotgun sequence containing:
- the LOC113319184 gene encoding uncharacterized protein LOC113319184, which produces MAKPTSATPLKIRESTRFYPYFKDCIGAMDGTHIPAMVEKRNAAVYRNRHGITSQNVLAVCNFDLEFIYVLSGWEGSAHDSKILNDAMTKRNRLKIPQECRSDEFPVEEEEDSHPSTLVNDDEILTQQTQEQQRQEANAWRKSIADD